A segment of the Agrobacterium tumefaciens genome:
TCTGAGCTTCATCGTGTGGTTCATTTTTGCGCGGCTCCTGCAACTTTCGCTGCCCGCCGGCCCGCTGGAACGGCTGTTCGTCTAACGGCCATTCCGACCAAATTTCGCGATCAAAGGGAACTGAGGCGCGGCATAAGCGCCATCGTTCCGCCCGACAGGGGGAAATCTGTCCATGAGTACGTTTGAATTCCTGCTGCACGGTCTTGAGGTTGCTGCCCAACCCATGAACCTGCTCTATGCGCTGATCGGCGTCACGCTCGGCACGGCCGTTGGCGTGCTGCCGGGCATTGGCCCGGCGTTGACCGTGGCGCTGCTGCTTCCCGTGACATACCGATTGGACCCTGCCGGTTCGCTCATCATGTTCGCGGGTATCTATTACGGCGGTATGTATGGCGGATCGACAACCTCGATCCTGCTCAACACGCCGGGCGAAAGCGCCTCGATCGTGACTGCCCTCGAAGGCAACAAGATGGCGCGAAAAGGCCGCGGTGGTCCGGCATTGGCCACGGCCGCCATCGGCTCCTTCGTTGCGGGCTTGATCGCCACCATCGCCTTGGCTTTCGTTGCGCCATACATCGTCAAGCTGGCGCTGGTATTCGGTCCGCGTGAGTATTTCGCGCTGATGGTACTGGCCTTCGTGACCGTCTCGTCCGCCTTCGGCGATTCTGCACTGCGTGGACTGACATCGCTCTTCATCGGTTTCACGCTTGCCATCATCGGCATCGACCAGTTGACCGGCCAGACCCGCATGAGCTTCGGCGTTCCCGACCTGCTCGACGGCATCGAAGTAACGACGCTTGCCGTCGCTATGTTCGCCATCGGCGAAACGCTGTTCATCGTCGCACAGGGTGCCAGCGGTCCCGACAAGGTGGAGGCCGTCAAGGGTTCGATCTGGATGAGCGCACAGGACTGGGCACGCTCCTGGAAAGCCTGGTT
Coding sequences within it:
- a CDS encoding tripartite tricarboxylate transporter permease → MSTFEFLLHGLEVAAQPMNLLYALIGVTLGTAVGVLPGIGPALTVALLLPVTYRLDPAGSLIMFAGIYYGGMYGGSTTSILLNTPGESASIVTALEGNKMARKGRGGPALATAAIGSFVAGLIATIALAFVAPYIVKLALVFGPREYFALMVLAFVTVSSAFGDSALRGLTSLFIGFTLAIIGIDQLTGQTRMSFGVPDLLDGIEVTTLAVAMFAIGETLFIVAQGASGPDKVEAVKGSIWMSAQDWARSWKAWLRGTLIGFPIGAMPAGGAEIGTFLSYATEKKLTKYPEEFGEGAIEGVAGPEAANNASAAGTLVPLLTLGLPTTATAAIMLAGFQQYGLQPGPLLFATNPQLVWGLIASLFIANLMLLVLNLPLIGLWVKLLTIPKPWLYAGILLFATLGTIGANPSVFELGMLLAFGVLGYIMRIFGYPIAPAVVGLILGPLAEQQLRRALAIGQGDPTVLFTSPIAVGLFIVAAAAFIIPLIMRIRGRGEVLTQLAASED